A stretch of DNA from Planctomycetaceae bacterium:
TACGCTCACGTCTCCAATCCTGTGCGGACGCCGGGGTGCAAAAAAGCCTCAGGAGTCCGCTATCTGAGCTGCGGAAGCAGTCGAATAACCCAACGGAGATTATCCCAAATTCCGCCGCGCAACGCCAGCAAAATGCATGCAGTCACCGGGCGTTAAGATATGAAAATAACCGCCGAAACTTCGGACTTGTCGCCTGAAAAATCGAGCCGCTTGCGGCTTGGCAGTCCCACTGCGCGCGCCGCGGAGCGGCTCGTTCAACCTGCAGCCGCCACGCAGGCGGTTCGCAGCAACTGCGCCTTCAAGATGCGCTGGCGAACCTGCCGCAGGATTTCCATCTGCCGCTGGCGTTCCTGGGCGATGGTCTCTGCCGTGGGCGGCACGAACTGCCCTGCGATCCGTTTTGTTTCCTGCTCGACTGTAAACATATAGGCCTGCCCTTGCTTTGTTCATTGTAGGCCGTCACTTGCACGAACGACCCTGCCGCCGACCGGCCCAGGCGTCCGAAAGCGGCCCGCACAGAAGTATCGGCTAACAAACTTTGCCAACTAAATGATTTACGAATGATTCAGAATAAAAGTTTTTTCAGACTTGGATTAACCGCCGCCAAGTGGACATGGCTGGCAAACGAGAATCACAGGTAAATAGACGGTACACGAAAGGCCGGGGCAGCCGTGCTCGTAAGAGCGTAGTAGACCCACGCCACGATCATCCAGATCAGGGCCGCCAGAATCTCGCCGGCGATAAGGCCGATGAAGACCGGCTTGTACCGCTGGTAGCCCCCCGCCCCGCCGACGCGCGTGACCACCTCCTTGATCGCCCATCCCAACAGAAAGCTCGGGGCAAACTGGCAGATCGTGTCGGTGCCCCAGATGATGAACACCACCGGGTGCAGCGGCCACCACGGAAACCGCAGGCGCAGCCATGAACATACGGTCACCAGCGCCAAGCCGGCCAGGGCGGGCTTGTAGAACGCCGCCTCTGCGGCGATCTTGCCCCAGGACAGCGTTCCCGCCTCTGCCGCCGGCGGCGCGTCGCGGGAGATCAGAGCCCCCAACCGCTCAAACGTGAACGAGGGCATCTGGTACTGCGCCCAGAAGTAGTGCCGCCCCGCGGCCACGGTGTATTCCATGTAGATCGTCGCCGGGACCGCCACCGCCAGCGAAAGCAGCCCCGCGACGATCATCCACCGGCTCAGGCGGGCGGGGCGCAGGTCCAGGCGGTCGCCCAGGCGCATCGCCACCGCCGCCATCGGCATCAGGGCGATCTTGGGGTCGTACAGCAGCACCGCGCTGAGCAGGCACAGGATCACCAGCCCTTGCGCGCCGAGGGCTTCGAAGCCCATCGCCCCCAGCAGCACACCGCTGGGCCACCACGAGGGTTGAATCATGAACGAGCCCGTCTCGACGTGTACGCGCGTCACGACAAGCATCGCCAGGCCGATCAACACCACCGCCAGGACCGCCACCAGCCAATGCAGCCCGGCGACCTGGTTGAGCAGGATGGCGCTGGCGGCGCCGCAAAGCACCAGCCCGCGCAGGCCCCAGAGCTCGCCGCCGGTCACTCTCTCGCCGCGCGGAACGCCCAAAGCCCGTATCGCCAGCGAACCGTAGAACCGCTTGCCCACGTACAGCACCATCAACGCCACGCCGATGTACGCCCCGAACCGCAGGGAATTCCACGTGTCGAACCCCAACTGCCCCGCGTACGGCGTGTCGGACGCCCAGCCCCCCGCCAGGGCCGAGGCGTATACCACTGCAAAAAGCATGTGGTTAATGCCGATCGAGAACGACGCGTCGCTGCGGATAAAGTACGCCAGGCCGACTACCAGGAACACCAGGCGAGGGTTGAACAGCCAGTACCACCGATGCACGTCCTGCAGGGCGGGGAACCGCTGCACCAGGCCCGCCAGGCTCACCTCCAGCGGGATGGTGAAGCTGGAATGCGTGTACATCGCCAGGGCGTTGACGCTCAGCCACGCCACCACGCCGCCGCAGGCCAGCCAGAACAATCCGCTGCGCAGAACGCTCGGCGCGGCGCGGGGGTCGGCGCCGCTGGTCAGTTCGGCGGCTACCTCCGCCAGCGGGTACGCCAGGGCCTCGCGCTGCGACCATTGGCGGTGGATCACCAAAGCCATGCAGAAGTTGCCCACGATGAACAACCCCGCCAGCGGCATCCAGAATGCCAGCGTGCGCGAGAACGCGTGCCAGGCAACGGCGTCGGGGGCCGGCCAGTCGTCAGCCCGGTCGACGCCGGTGGTG
This window harbors:
- a CDS encoding DUF6785 family protein — its product is MSVRSIILGLIFGAFIALFTYFNDWVLLQSNLAGNLVPTIVYGALLVGLIAVNPAMRAVRLRPLAGREWAVVVALGLAASAIPGYTMMHSFVDILVTPHELNRTQPNWKKHDLVRYAPPVMLADKGANADEYKHIVTEFTTGVDRADDWPAPDAVAWHAFSRTLAFWMPLAGLFIVGNFCMALVIHRQWSQREALAYPLAEVAAELTSGADPRAAPSVLRSGLFWLACGGVVAWLSVNALAMYTHSSFTIPLEVSLAGLVQRFPALQDVHRWYWLFNPRLVFLVVGLAYFIRSDASFSIGINHMLFAVVYASALAGGWASDTPYAGQLGFDTWNSLRFGAYIGVALMVLYVGKRFYGSLAIRALGVPRGERVTGGELWGLRGLVLCGAASAILLNQVAGLHWLVAVLAVVLIGLAMLVVTRVHVETGSFMIQPSWWPSGVLLGAMGFEALGAQGLVILCLLSAVLLYDPKIALMPMAAVAMRLGDRLDLRPARLSRWMIVAGLLSLAVAVPATIYMEYTVAAGRHYFWAQYQMPSFTFERLGALISRDAPPAAEAGTLSWGKIAAEAAFYKPALAGLALVTVCSWLRLRFPWWPLHPVVFIIWGTDTICQFAPSFLLGWAIKEVVTRVGGAGGYQRYKPVFIGLIAGEILAALIWMIVAWVYYALTSTAAPAFRVPSIYL